Proteins encoded together in one Streptomyces sp. NA04227 window:
- a CDS encoding alkaline phosphatase PhoX has protein sequence MSLTRRDFARRSAYTGAGVALVGTVGVLATAPGALATQDTETAGSDDDHDRVHGLGYGPLIDDPEGLLALPAGFSYRVLARTGETKLESGEFTPGKQDGTAAFEGRRGATVLVTNHELKGKRADWEHPVPLAEGRVYDPAAAGGCTVVEVRRDGHVGQWVGIAGTSTNCAGGATPWGTWLTCEETEDKAGQKGMTKDHGYVFEVDPEDERANREPKPIKALGRYAHEAVVVDRRRGHLYLTEDASDPNGLLYRWTPPRGFEHGRGKLATLADDAGVLQAFKCFDSGGRFVDDLSRATEIGTVYGIDWIDVPDRDAKTVSVRKQFTDGEVTRARKLEGMWWGDGGVYIVSSYAREESPEQHDGQVWFYHPGRRTLTLKVLLGVNEDPSKDGALDGPDNITVSPYGGLILAEDGEGIQHLFGATDSGRTYPIARNQLNIGTAEEPEYSEFAGVTFSPDGRTLFANVQEPGIMYAITGPWKRQPRR, from the coding sequence ATGTCGCTCACTCGCAGGGACTTCGCCCGACGCTCGGCGTACACAGGCGCCGGGGTCGCTCTGGTCGGCACCGTCGGCGTCCTGGCCACCGCGCCCGGCGCCCTCGCCACGCAGGACACCGAGACGGCGGGCTCCGACGACGACCACGACCGGGTGCACGGGCTGGGGTACGGCCCGCTGATCGACGACCCGGAGGGCCTGCTCGCCCTGCCCGCCGGATTCTCGTACCGCGTGCTCGCCCGCACCGGTGAGACCAAGCTGGAGAGCGGCGAGTTCACCCCGGGCAAGCAGGACGGCACGGCCGCCTTCGAGGGCCGCCGCGGCGCCACCGTCCTGGTCACCAATCACGAGCTCAAGGGCAAGCGCGCGGACTGGGAGCACCCGGTGCCGCTCGCCGAGGGCCGTGTCTACGACCCGGCCGCCGCCGGTGGCTGCACCGTCGTCGAGGTCCGCCGCGACGGCCACGTCGGCCAGTGGGTCGGTATCGCGGGCACCTCCACCAACTGCGCCGGTGGCGCCACCCCTTGGGGCACCTGGCTCACCTGCGAGGAGACCGAGGACAAGGCCGGTCAGAAGGGCATGACCAAGGACCACGGTTATGTCTTCGAGGTCGACCCCGAGGACGAGCGCGCCAACCGGGAACCCAAGCCCATCAAGGCGCTCGGCCGCTACGCCCACGAGGCGGTCGTGGTCGACCGCCGCCGGGGCCACCTGTACCTGACCGAGGACGCCAGCGACCCGAACGGCCTGCTCTACCGCTGGACCCCGCCGCGCGGCTTCGAGCACGGCCGGGGCAAGCTGGCCACGCTCGCCGACGACGCGGGCGTGCTCCAGGCCTTCAAGTGCTTCGACTCCGGCGGCCGGTTCGTGGACGACCTGTCTCGCGCCACCGAGATCGGCACGGTCTACGGCATCGACTGGATCGACGTCCCCGACCGCGACGCCAAGACCGTCTCGGTGCGCAAGCAGTTCACGGACGGCGAGGTCACCCGGGCCCGCAAGCTGGAGGGCATGTGGTGGGGTGACGGCGGTGTGTACATCGTCTCCTCCTACGCCCGCGAGGAGAGCCCCGAGCAGCACGACGGCCAGGTGTGGTTCTACCACCCGGGCCGCCGCACCCTCACCCTGAAGGTGCTGCTCGGCGTCAACGAGGACCCCTCGAAGGACGGCGCCCTCGACGGCCCGGACAACATCACCGTCTCCCCGTACGGCGGCCTGATCCTCGCCGAGGACGGCGAGGGCATCCAGCACTTGTTCGGCGCCACCGACAGCGGCCGTACGTACCCGATCGCCCGCAACCAGCTCAACATCGGCACCGCCGAGGAGCCGGAGTACAGCGAGTTCGCCGGGGTCACCTTCTCGCCCGACGGCCGCACCCTGTTCGCCAACGTGCAGGAGCCGGGCATCATGTACGCCATCACCGGCCCCTGGAAGCGCCAGCCCCGCCGCTGA
- a CDS encoding endonuclease/exonuclease/phosphatase family protein translates to MPSKTTWRLAALTVAAVSTATGAVVLSSPASADEVRVHDVQGETRTSPLAGQQVTDVPGVVTGVRTYGSKGFWIQDTEGDGDEATSEGVFVFTSSAPQVAVGDKVLVDGTVTEYVPGGANSGNQSLTEITEPTVTVESSDNELPEAELLDAESVPDAYSPEGEGEDGSVNGLPLRPDTYALDRYESLEGMNVRIGTSRVITATDAHYELWVTVKPKERPTERGGSLYNGYSAQNGGRLQIQSLIPAADQAFPKADVGDTLAGRTEGPLDYSQFGGYTLTARSLGAVEKGGLKRESTRPQQRDQLAVATYNVENLDPTDPQSKFDRLAEAVVRNLAAPDVLALEEIQDNNGAKNDGTVAADATLEKFTAAIEAQGGPRYEWRSIDPVDKADGGEPGGNIRQVFLFNPDRVSFTDRPGGTATDAVEVRENGDGKAALSASPGRISPDADAWKNSRKPLAGEFVFRGRTVFVIANHFASKGGDQALHSQFQPPVRGSEEQRHQQAREVNSFVKDLLSVQKNARVITLGDINDFEFSATTRLLEDDRALYSAIKSLPKKARYSYVYQGNSQVLDQILVSPAVRDRGFSYDSVHINAEFAEQNSDHDPQVLRFKP, encoded by the coding sequence TTGCCCAGCAAGACCACTTGGCGCCTCGCCGCGCTCACCGTCGCCGCCGTCAGCACCGCGACCGGCGCCGTGGTGCTCTCCTCGCCCGCCTCCGCCGACGAGGTCCGCGTCCACGACGTCCAGGGCGAGACCCGCACCTCCCCGCTGGCCGGTCAGCAGGTGACCGACGTCCCCGGCGTCGTCACCGGCGTCCGCACCTACGGCTCCAAGGGCTTTTGGATCCAGGACACCGAGGGCGACGGCGACGAGGCCACCAGTGAGGGCGTCTTCGTCTTCACCAGCTCGGCGCCCCAGGTCGCCGTGGGCGACAAGGTGCTGGTCGACGGCACCGTCACCGAGTACGTGCCCGGCGGCGCGAACAGCGGGAACCAGTCGCTGACCGAGATCACCGAGCCGACCGTCACCGTGGAGTCCTCGGACAACGAGCTGCCCGAGGCCGAACTCCTCGACGCCGAGAGCGTTCCGGACGCCTACTCCCCCGAGGGCGAGGGCGAGGACGGCTCGGTCAACGGCCTGCCGCTGCGCCCGGACACCTACGCGCTGGACCGCTACGAGTCCCTCGAAGGCATGAACGTCCGCATCGGCACCTCCCGGGTGATCACCGCCACCGACGCCCACTACGAGCTGTGGGTCACCGTGAAGCCGAAGGAGCGCCCCACCGAGCGCGGCGGCTCCCTGTACAACGGTTACTCCGCGCAGAACGGCGGACGGCTCCAGATCCAGTCCCTGATACCCGCCGCCGACCAGGCCTTCCCCAAGGCCGATGTCGGCGACACCCTGGCCGGACGGACCGAAGGCCCCCTGGACTACTCGCAGTTCGGCGGTTACACGCTGACCGCGCGCAGCCTCGGCGCCGTCGAGAAGGGCGGCCTGAAGCGCGAGAGCACCCGCCCCCAGCAGCGGGACCAGCTCGCGGTCGCCACGTACAACGTGGAGAACCTCGACCCGACCGACCCGCAGTCGAAGTTCGACCGCCTCGCCGAGGCCGTGGTGCGCAATCTCGCCGCGCCGGACGTGCTGGCCCTGGAGGAGATCCAGGACAACAACGGCGCCAAGAACGACGGCACGGTCGCCGCCGACGCGACGCTGGAGAAGTTCACCGCGGCGATCGAGGCCCAGGGCGGCCCGCGCTACGAGTGGCGCTCCATCGACCCGGTCGACAAGGCGGACGGCGGTGAGCCCGGCGGCAACATCCGCCAGGTCTTCCTGTTCAACCCGGACCGGGTCTCCTTCACCGACCGCCCCGGCGGCACCGCCACGGACGCCGTCGAGGTCCGCGAGAACGGGGACGGCAAGGCCGCGCTCAGCGCCTCCCCGGGCCGTATCAGCCCCGACGCCGACGCCTGGAAGAACAGCCGCAAGCCGCTGGCCGGCGAGTTCGTCTTCCGCGGCCGCACGGTCTTCGTGATCGCCAACCACTTCGCCTCCAAGGGCGGCGACCAGGCCCTGCACTCGCAGTTCCAGCCGCCGGTCCGCGGCTCCGAGGAGCAGCGCCACCAGCAGGCCCGCGAGGTCAACTCCTTCGTCAAGGACCTGCTCTCGGTCCAGAAGAACGCCCGGGTGATCACCCTCGGCGACATCAACGACTTCGAGTTCTCCGCGACCACCCGCCTCCTGGAGGACGACCGCGCGCTGTACTCGGCGATCAAGTCCCTGCCGAAGAAGGCCCGTTACTCCTACGTCTACCAGGGCAACAGCCAGGTGCTCGACCAGATCCTGGTCAGCCCCGCCGTCCGCGACCGCGGCTTCTCGTACGACAGCGTGCACATCAACGCCGAGTTCGCCGAGCAGAACAGCGACCACGACCCGCAGGTGCTGCGCTTCAAGCCGTGA
- a CDS encoding serine hydrolase, with translation MTFEPAKTSARTPTPRPYKGVEPQSPQSPRLVTSRGVRPSRRALLASATGAVLAVSAAPASARDRAHRHERPLHNPPTGSPSTPSSTQPGSAVLPPPSPRALRAALADLTQPRSTGAQLRVSGSAGCWQGTVGVADLRTGRAVGLDDRVRAGSITKPFVATVLLQLAEEGRLRLDVPVRQLLPGLLPLDFAAITVAHLLNHTSGLPDHRGLPAWRTPEEVLRHRYDRWTPHRIVATVTGSPLKFAPGTRQEYRGINYVLAALVIERLTGRRYGDEIRRRLLRPLGLHHTLFPSSHGNDPRLHGSYVHGYLDLKDGSRADVSEYDMSSSWADGEIVSSTGDLERFLTALFSGDLLPAHRLERMFTLPPAEVRMLDGSPARYSDGLQTATVAGVTWWGKTGETYGYASAMFATRDQQRRLVWSFTPTELGADPSPMSRRIVTAALAGAADGPTGDRSGATGPGGPRPR, from the coding sequence ATGACTTTCGAACCCGCCAAAACCTCCGCGCGCACCCCAACTCCCCGACCGTACAAGGGTGTTGAGCCGCAGTCGCCGCAGTCGCCGCGGCTTGTGACTTCGCGAGGTGTCCGGCCGTCCCGTAGGGCGCTGCTCGCCTCCGCCACCGGCGCCGTACTGGCCGTCTCCGCCGCGCCCGCCTCCGCGCGGGACCGAGCGCACCGCCATGAGCGACCGCTCCACAACCCGCCGACCGGCTCACCTTCCACCCCCTCGTCCACCCAGCCGGGCAGCGCCGTCCTGCCACCCCCGTCCCCGCGTGCCCTCCGGGCCGCCCTCGCGGACCTGACCCAACCCCGGTCCACCGGCGCTCAGTTACGGGTCAGCGGGTCGGCGGGCTGCTGGCAGGGCACCGTCGGCGTGGCCGACCTGCGGACCGGCCGTGCCGTCGGGCTCGACGACCGGGTGCGCGCGGGGAGTATCACCAAGCCCTTCGTGGCCACCGTGCTGCTTCAGCTCGCCGAGGAAGGGCGGCTGCGGCTGGACGTCCCGGTTCGTCAACTCCTGCCCGGGCTGCTGCCGTTGGACTTCGCCGCGATCACCGTGGCCCATCTGCTGAACCACACCAGCGGGCTGCCCGACCACCGGGGGCTTCCCGCGTGGCGGACGCCCGAGGAGGTGCTGCGACACCGGTACGACCGCTGGACGCCCCACCGGATCGTCGCCACGGTCACCGGCAGCCCGCTGAAGTTCGCCCCCGGCACCCGGCAGGAGTACCGCGGCATCAACTACGTGCTCGCGGCCCTGGTGATCGAGCGGCTCACCGGCCGACGCTACGGCGACGAGATCCGGCGCCGCCTGCTGCGCCCACTGGGGCTGCACCACACCCTGTTCCCCTCCAGCCACGGCAACGACCCACGCCTGCACGGCAGTTACGTACACGGCTATCTCGATCTGAAGGACGGTTCACGGGCGGACGTGAGCGAGTACGACATGTCCAGCTCCTGGGCCGACGGTGAGATCGTCTCCAGCACCGGGGACCTGGAACGCTTCCTCACCGCCCTGTTCTCCGGCGATCTGCTGCCCGCGCACCGGCTGGAGCGGATGTTCACCCTGCCGCCCGCCGAGGTGCGGATGCTCGACGGGAGCCCGGCCCGGTACAGCGACGGACTGCAGACGGCCACGGTGGCCGGGGTCACCTGGTGGGGCAAGACCGGTGAGACGTACGGCTACGCCAGTGCGATGTTCGCCACCCGCGACCAGCAACGCCGCCTGGTCTGGTCGTTCACACCCACCGAACTCGGCGCGGACCCGTCGCCGATGAGCCGCCGCATCGTCACCGCGGCCCTCGCGGGAGCCGCGGACGGTCCCACAGGTGACAGGAGCGGCGCCACCGGTCCCGGCGGCCCTCGACCTCGATGA
- a CDS encoding multidrug efflux SMR transporter — MGYALLAGAIAAEVAATTAMKYSEGFSRLWPSLGTVLGYVIAFALLAQTLRTLSVGTAYAIWSGTGTAAIATIGALFLGEPMTAVKALGIVLIIAGVVVLNAAGGAHA, encoded by the coding sequence ATGGGATACGCGCTGCTCGCGGGAGCCATAGCCGCGGAGGTCGCGGCCACCACGGCGATGAAGTACAGCGAGGGGTTCAGCAGGCTGTGGCCCTCGCTGGGCACGGTGCTGGGGTATGTGATCGCCTTCGCCCTGCTCGCACAGACGCTCAGGACGCTGAGCGTCGGCACCGCGTACGCGATCTGGTCCGGGACGGGTACGGCGGCCATCGCCACCATCGGGGCGCTGTTCCTGGGGGAGCCGATGACCGCCGTGAAGGCGCTGGGGATCGTGCTGATCATCGCGGGTGTGGTGGTCCTGAACGCGGCGGGCGGGGCGCACGCCTGA
- the dapD gene encoding 2,3,4,5-tetrahydropyridine-2,6-dicarboxylate N-succinyltransferase gives MTDTTAPRTTGAVAAGLATLTADGTVLDTWFPAPELAESPGPAGTERLSTERAVELLGERAARAVGTDARRGVETVAVRTVIASLDDKPLDAHDAYLRLHLLSHRLVKPHGQSLDGVFGLLTNVAWTSLGPVAVDDLEKVRLNARAEGLHLQVTSVDKFPRMTDYVAPKGVRIGDADRVRLGAHLAEGTTVMHEGFVNFNAGTLGTSMVEGRISAGVVVGDGSDIGGGASTMGTLSGGGNVRITIGERCLVGAEAGVGIALGDECVVEAGLYVTAGTRITMPDGQVVKARELSGASNILFRRNSVTGTVEARPNNAVWGGLNEVLHSHN, from the coding sequence ATGACCGACACCACTGCTCCTCGTACCACCGGCGCCGTCGCCGCGGGTCTGGCGACCCTCACCGCGGACGGCACCGTTCTCGACACCTGGTTCCCGGCGCCCGAGCTCGCCGAGTCGCCCGGCCCGGCCGGGACCGAGCGGCTGAGCACGGAGCGCGCCGTGGAGCTCCTCGGTGAGCGCGCCGCCCGCGCCGTCGGGACCGACGCCCGGCGCGGAGTCGAGACCGTCGCGGTCCGCACGGTCATCGCCTCCCTCGACGACAAGCCGCTCGACGCCCACGACGCCTACCTGCGGCTGCACCTGCTCAGCCACCGTCTGGTCAAGCCGCACGGGCAGAGCCTGGACGGCGTCTTCGGCCTGCTCACCAACGTCGCCTGGACCTCGCTCGGCCCGGTCGCCGTCGACGACCTGGAGAAGGTGCGCCTGAACGCCCGCGCCGAGGGCCTGCACCTCCAGGTGACCTCCGTGGACAAGTTCCCGCGGATGACGGACTACGTGGCGCCCAAGGGCGTCCGTATCGGCGACGCCGACCGGGTACGGCTCGGCGCCCACCTCGCCGAGGGCACCACGGTCATGCACGAGGGCTTCGTGAACTTCAACGCGGGCACCCTCGGCACCTCGATGGTCGAGGGCCGCATCTCGGCCGGTGTGGTCGTCGGCGACGGCTCCGACATCGGCGGTGGCGCCTCCACCATGGGCACCCTGTCCGGCGGCGGCAACGTCCGGATCACCATCGGCGAGCGCTGCCTGGTCGGCGCGGAGGCCGGGGTCGGCATCGCGCTCGGCGACGAGTGCGTGGTCGAGGCGGGCCTGTACGTCACGGCGGGCACCCGCATCACGATGCCCGACGGACAGGTCGTCAAGGCCCGCGAACTCTCCGGCGCCTCGAACATCCTCTTCCGCCGCAACTCGGTCACCGGCACGGTCGAGGCCCGCCCGAACAACGCGGTCTGGGGCGGGCTCAACGAGGTGCTGCACAGCCACAACTGA